GAGTTCGCGATTGCGACATCCTCATCGGACACGTTCGATGGTCAGGCGCGCCGTATCGGCAGTGGGGACATTCCGTATGAGCGTCGTGGCAGCGGATCAACCGAGCGTTACATCCGACACATCTTGGACGAGCATCATGAAGCGGTAAAGTTGCTATTGGTCGAGGTTGTGACTCCGAGTGGAAACTGGTCGAGCTATCCGCCGCACAAGCATGATGAAGAGTCATCAGTTGAGGCCTACCTTGAGGAAACGTATTACTACAGGATAAATCCGCCGCACGGCCAGGCTCTGCAGCGGGTCTATGACAAATCAGAACTGAATGCCGTACTCACCCCATCAGACGGAGATGTGGTGATTGTCCCGCGAGGGTATCATCCCGTCTCATGCCCACCTGGATTCACGACCTACTACTTAAATGTGATGGCAGGTCATCACCGCGTCTGGAAGTATCAGCTGGATGAGGATTACGCCCATGTTGCGCCGAAGGATGGCAACATCATGGGTCAATTGGAGTTCAAGAAGTAAGGGAAGCTGTGATTTCATCGAGATGTCCGTCTGCCTTTTGTGGACGGGCATCTTAGCTTGCCGATCTCGATAGCAAAAAATTCCCCGAGTCCCAAGGTGCCCCGAACCGCCCCGAGCTGCAAGGTGCCCCGAGCCCCAAGGTGCCCCGAGCTGCAAGGTGCCCCAAGGTGCCTCAAGGTGCATAGGCCTAGGATGCCTCCTCTAAGTGTGACTTCCACTGATAACGAGCTGGCAACGCGTTATTCAATCGGCTTGGAAACAGGTTAAGTGGAAATAACGCGCTCACAGCGCGTTATCCTTTGAAGGGACTTGAAATAGCGCTTTGAGAGCGCGTTATGACAGGTGGACGGAAACGTAACGCTTTGACAGCGTGCTATTTCTTGACCCTCTCGCGACGTGGGTCATCAATAGCGCTTTGGCAACGCGTTTTCTGTTCCCACGCGTCGCGTCACGTGGCGGCCCCAAGCAGTCCCATGTTGTATGGTGGACGATTTCTATTGCTGTCGTCGGCACCCTAGACGAGGGGTGCTTTCGTGTTATAATTAAATTGTTGAACAATAGTGTTCACTACCAAGAAACGATGCGAGGACAGAATGATGAGCACACAGACCGACGTTGCATACAAGTTTCTCAAGGACAAGATCCTGGACGGCACCTACAAGCCTTCCCAAAGGCTAACAGAGACGGATTTGGCACAGGTCGTCGGTGTTAGCCGAAACACCGTCAGACAGGCTTTGTTGAAGCTTGAACAGGAAAATCTCGTGGAAATTGAATTAAACAAAGGGGCTCGCATCAAGTCTTTTACGCTGGATGAAATCTTAAACTACTTGCAAATTCGCGAGGTACTTGAAGGGCTCGTTGCGCGTACCGCTGCAGCCCATATTCAAGAATTCCAACTGAAGAAAATGGAAGATTTGCTGACCAGCATGCGCGAGCATGTAGACAAGAATGAACTCGATGAGTACTCTGCTAAAAATCGAGAGTTTCACAACGTGATTTACAGCGCATCGAGGAATAGCCAGGCTGTGGATCTGATTACTATGATCAAAACTCAATTGAATCGCTACCACCTGCGGACGATTCTTGTCCCGGGGCGCACTACGGACTCCCTTCTGGAACATCAAACCATTTTGGATGCGTTGAGAAAACGCGATGGAGAAGCTGCAGACCACGCGATTCGAATCCATATTGCGCATATTCGCGAAACCATTGAAAAAAACTACAACTATCTCCTATGAAAAGCAGAGTTGATGAGGCGGGCCAAAAGTCCGCCATTATTTCCTTGTAAATCCCCTGATTCTGACATTGACACTCCTACAAGCTATTTTTATAATCAATTTTGTTAACATGATTGTTGAACAATATTGTATGTAATTTTGTAGCTCGATTTTGTAGTTCGATTTTTGTAGTTCGATTGTGGTGAATTTACGGAAAGAGGCGAAGGATGGATGTACGAAGGACTACTCGAAGGTGCATACGATTTACACGTACACACAGGCCCTGACGTGATGAAGCGCAAACTTGATGACATGGACATGGCTGAACGCATCCAAGCCGTTGGCATGAAGGGGTACGGAATCAAGTCTCATTACTTCTGCACCGCGGAGCGAGCAAAGCTGGTTCAGAAAATCCACCCAAACGTAAACGCTCTTGGAGCCATCGCTCTAAATAACTCTGTAGGTGGTTTGAATCCGCTTGCAGTCGAGATGGCCGCGCGGGACGGTGCCAAAATTGTATGGATGCCGACGTTTGATGCATCCAATGAACAAGAACACTTTCGTTCTGGGAAACACGACAAACTCCCGTTTTGGGCGACGCTTCAGATGGAACTCATCGAGAAAGGCAAGACGCAGTCAAGCATTGGAGTTCTCGAGAACGGGACGCTGAAATCGAGCGTGCTCGATATTCTGGATATTATTGCAGAATACAATCTCATTTTGGCAACAGGTCATCTTGGCAAAGATGAGATATTTGCTGTCGTCGGTGAAGCAGTCAACCGTCACATCAACAAGATTGTCATTACGCATCCAAATTTCCCATCCATCCGATTGTCGAAAGAAGAACAAAAGCAGTTGGCGGAGATGGGGGCTTACATGGAACACTGTTTCACTACTCCGCACTCGGGGAAGACCACTTGGGAAGCTGTGTACGACGAGATTCGGTACGTTGGCGCAGCCCACTGCATCCTTTCTACTGACCTCGGGCAACCGACAGCCCCATATCCCGACGAAGGTCTCCTAACGTTCGCCCAAAACCTGCTAGAGAATGGATTCTCACGTGAAGAAGTGAAACGGATGACGGTCGAAAACACGACGTTCCTGGCCGAAGCCTAACCATCACCTGTAATCGAGCGCGCAACCGTTAGACGCAATCCGAAGCTGAGGCCTAACGGCAACTGCAACTCTTAACCGTAACCGAGAAAAACAAAGACTTTGAGAGACAGATAGATTTCGAGCATGACAGACTTCAGTGAACAGAGAAACTGCGAGGAGTGACCCGTTGTGATCGACAAAAATGTGAATCTATTGGTGGTCAGCGCACACGCTGCAGACTTCGTATGGAGAGGCGGCGGCACAATTGCGAAATATGTCATGAACGGTGCGAATGTATCGCTTGTGATTCTCAGTTATGGCGCGAGGGGTGAGTCGAACGACCTTTGGAATGTGGAGGGTCAAACACTGGAAAACGTGAAAACGGTCCGGCGTTCAGAAATTGAAAAGGCAGCCAGCTGTCTTGGCGTGACGAACTATGAGATTTGGGACTACGAAGATTACCACATGGAAATCAATCGCGAACGCATGGAACAAATGGTCAAGAAAATCCGCGAAGTAAAACCGCATCACATCCTCACGCACGGGCCTAGAGATGCGTTCAACCCGGACCATGAAACGGTGTCGAAGTTTGTGTTTGATGCAAGTGTTCTATCCACTTCAAATGGGGTCAGATTCGAGGGTTACCCAACAGCCAAGCAGGCACGTTTGTTTGGGTTTGAACCTCATCAGTCCGAGATTAGTGATTTCAAACCGGAAGTCATCATTGACATCACGGAAAGCTACGAGCGCAAAGCAGCAGCTATGGACTGCTTTAAAGCGCAGCAACATCTGATTGATTATTACGGTGCCAAGGCAAGTTTGAGAGGAAACCATGCTCGCCGCGTGTCCGGAAACAAGCAGTATAAATATGCGGAAGCGTTTAGTCGATTTTTCCCCTACGTTGGTGGTGAATTCGTATGACCCAAAAGTATGTGGTGCGCAATATTCAGCGACCGGGCGAATCTGTGATTGAGGAATATTCGAAACTAGACGTATCGACTGTTTACGAAGCGCAGGGGAAAGTTGGTCTTTTGGGTCCGGAACTGAGACCAGTGCAAAGTGACGTCCTGATTTGTGGACCTGCGGTTACGGCAGTGTGCCACGCGGGTGACAATTTAATGATTCACGCAGCGATTGAAGTTTGTCGTCCTGGTGACGTGCTGGTGGTCTCGACCATCGGTGACAGTGTTGCTGGGATGATTGGAGAACTAATTGTTCGGGCATTGATGAAACGAGGAGTAAAAGGGCTCGTTACGGAAGCGGGGATTCGGGATGTAGCCCGTATTCGTGAACTTGGGTTCCCAGTCTGGACCAAAGCCGTCTATTCCCAAGGTACGACGAAATCGCGCGGCGGTTGGGTGAATGCCCCAGCCGTGTGCGCTGGCGAGACCGTAAATCCTGGAGACCTCATCATGGCAGATGACGACGGTGTGGTTGTCGTGCGCCAGGGTGATATTTCCTTTGCTCTTGAGGCATCAAGAGCAAGGTTAGCGAAAGAAGAGGGCACGAAAAGCAAGATCGCAGCTGGTGAAATGAGTATCGACTTTTACGGCCTCCGTCAGGTTCTGGATAAGGAAAATGTTTCTTATTATGACAACTTGAGTGACGTGAAATAACTGACATTCGCGACAGGGGTGTTTGATTGCCCCTGTTTTCGCTCAACAACGATGAAAGAGCTTACAAGCAGCGTACAAATACGATTCGAAGTCTACCTGCGAAAAGGTGGTACCACAGTGCTGAGGAGGCCCGTTGATGGCTCAAAACACCGTTCAATTTTCGAATGTTTCAAATCGATTGGATAGGTTGCCCATTGCACGTTTTCACAAGTTAGTCTTGTTTGTGGTTTCATTTGCCTACTTCTTCGAGTTTGCCGACACGAACACTTTTTCCGTTGCGGCACCCAAATTGCTGAAGACTTGGCACTTGTCTATCCATGCGATTGCTAACATTACATCGATCTCGTTTCTCGGCATGTTTGTAGGTGCGGTGGTTGGTGGATGGCTCGCTGACAAACTGGGTCGAAAGCGTGCGCTGACGGCAACCGTAATTTTCTTTTCGGTCTTCTCGCTGTTAAACGCTTTCTCTTGGGATGCGGCATCACTCGGCGTTTTTCGCTTTTTGACAGGCGTTGGATTAGCCGCGATGACCATCGTGGCGAACACGTACATCAGCGAAATGTTCCCGTCTCAGTTCCGCGGAAGATATCAAGCTCTAGCGATCGTCATTGGAATCTGCGGTACACCAATCACGTCTTGGATAGCTCGCGCCTTCGTTCCAATTGGGACGTGGGGCTGGCGTCTCGTGTTTGTCTGGGGAGCACTGGGAATACTAGCCCTTATCTTGAATCGAAAAATGATTGAATCTCCGCGTTGGTACGAAAGTCGAAATAATTATGAAATGGCAAACAAGGTGATGTCCGAGATTGAACGTGTGGTAGAAGCGGAAAAGGGCCCGCTCCCGCCGGCCGAAGAAAGCCATAACACGGCGAAGGTTAAACAGATGACAGTCGGTCAATTGCTTCGTGGCAGGTACCTCGGCATAACCGCTCTTTTAACGGTGCTCTGGGTAGCTGAGACCATTGGCTTCTTTGGCTATTCAAGTTGGGCTCCGACGCTTCTCGTTAAGCACGGAATTACCGTGAGCAAATCACTGACTTACGTTGCCCTCAGTACTCTTGGTGCACCTCTCGGCTCCTATTTGGCAGCCGTCATTGCGGATAGGGTGGATCGAAAATGGACGCTTGTTGTCTCTGCTGTCATTATCGCACTCAGTGGCCTGCTCTACGGGTTGACGTTCCAACCCGTGTTGATTGTGGTGTTCGGGCTGTCCGTGAATATATTTGAACGCGTGTTTACAGCCATTGCCTACGCCTATACTCCGGAGTTGTACCCGACGGAGGCTCGCGGAGTGGGAACCGGAATTCCCTATGGCATCGGCAGACTGTCCAACATTGTTGGCCCATTGATAATCAGCGGCCTCTTTCTGCAGAGCGGGTATCGCAGCGTATTTTTCTTCATTGCGGCCTCTTGGGTGGTGGGTGCGATTGTCATCGCGATGTTTGGTCCACGTACGAAGAAACGTAGTCTCGATGAGGTCAGCACAGGCAAGTTGGAGTTGAATTCGCGAGCGATATGACGCAACCGCTGGGTCGGTGGGAACGTGCGCACCAGCACGTCACACAGTACGCAGTCAGCACGCAGTCAGTACGCAGTCAGTACGCAGTCAGTACGCAGTCAGTACGCAGTCAGTACGCAGTCAGTACGCAGTCAGTACGCAGTCAGCACGCGAACCACCGAAATCTCGAGGCCACATGACGCGTGCAGAGGACAAAAGTGGTTGAGGTGAATCAGATGAATGTTGGCTTCCTCGGGTTTGGTGAAGCAGCTTCTTCTATCACCAAAGCTCGTGTCGGTGAAGTCATATCTTCCGCGGGGGGATTGTTCGCCGGAGTGGCCGTGATCCTTGAGCACTCCTATGGTGAAATGAACATTTCTGACCTCGCCAAGTACCTGTTGGTGCGTCACGCGATGCATGCCGAGCGTCGGGCTCATGAACTGGATGAGGCGGCGGACACCATTTCGGAGGGCGGGCTTGAACCGTTTGCTACTCGAGGCGGAGCAATGAGACTTGCTTGGTCCGCTGGGCATGGCGTCTCAAGTAAAATCGCACAGTTACCAGAGTCGTACACTGAGGTGTTGGACATGTTTCTAGACGATTGAATTGGCCGAATTCAGGTGTGTTGGATCGTGCGTTGATTGCGATTGATCCATTCTGTTGGATTGGATCCATCGCATTGCATTCATTGCACGGCTGAACGTCGTGTCAGAATTGCGGCATCGAAACCCCACAATAATCGCGGTTAGAGCCGATTAAATAAGAATCCAGTCAGCAGGTGGGATAAGACATGGCAAAACGTCAAGTACTGCATGTGAAAGGGTCCAATCATCAAAATCCAATACCAACTGCAGTGAAAATTGGGAATATGGTTTACACTTCGGCTATCATCGGATCGAATCCGGAGACCGGTGAGATGCCTCTTGCTGTCGAGGAAGAGGTTGCGAACCTTTTTCATTACATGCAGGAGATTATGGAACTAGCCGGAGGCACCGTGGACGACATCGCGCACTTAAGCGTGTCCGTCACGGACAGAGCGTTTAAAAAAGTCGTCAATGTCGAATGGCTAAAGATGTTTCCGGATGAAGACAATCGTCCTGCAAGGCATACCACGGTTCAAAATCTGAGGGATGGGCTTAGGGTCCAAATTGAGATGACTGCTGTGTTGTGATTGCCGGCAGGTGCGCAAAAGCAGTTTGCCACGCAGCGCACCGTTTCAATCTCATATTTTTGTTGACGTTCCTGACGATGTCACGGAACGTCCTTATTTTGCAGGGCAGGGGGTTGGTTTGTTGCAGTTCATTCGTTGTGGTACGGAATTGGCATTCCAAAAAATTGCTTGTTCTAAAAATCCACACAAAATTAGGTTGTAACTCGGCTGACAAACACAAATAGTATGGCATAATAACGTATGTGTATAACATAAATCAGTGTATTGAGGAGTGGTTTTTTGAGCTTGGCGAACATGCAGCGTTTGAATCCATCAGAGTTAATCGAAGCATCGATTCGTCGTCAGGAAGGCGTATTGCTGGCGAATGGTGCATTCTGTGCACATACAGGCAAATTCACGGGCCGCTCTCCAAAGGATAAGTTTTTTGTGGATAGTGAGGAAAACGGGCTGCCGCGGGAGCAGCACCAGTGGCTGACGGAGGGTCAGTTTGACGGCTTATTTGAGAAAGTGACGGCTCACCTTGAAAGAACAGGTGGATTTGTGTTTGACGGCAGGGTCAATCAACACCCTAAATACCGGCTTCCTGTTCGTTTCTACACAGAATTTGCGTGGCACAATTTATTTGTTCAAGAGCTCTTCATACAGGGCGATGCGAGTCTTGAGCCAGAATACACGGTCTACTGTGCCCCCTCTTTGGAGGCCCACCCGGCGGTGGACGGAACGGCATCGGGAACGTTCATTGTCATTCACCTGGAACGCAAGGTTGTTCTGATTGGCGGTACGCAGTATGCAGGAGAACTGAAGAAGTCTATTTTCACTTTGATGCACCACCATCTCGCTCAAGAGGACGTCATGCCCATGCATTGCAGCGCGTCCGTTGGCGAAGAAGGGGACGTGGCTTTATTCTTTGGTCTGTCGGGCACAGGCAAGACAACGCTATCCGCAGACCCCGCACGGCGGTTGATTGGAGATGACGAACACGGTTGGGGTGAGGATGGCGTCTTTAACATGGAAGGTGGTTGCTATGCAAAATGCATCGACCTCTCCGAGGAGAAAGAACCGGACATCTTCCATGCCATCCGTTACGGAGCAGTTCTCGAAAACGTGATGTACGATGAA
The Alicyclobacillus curvatus genome window above contains:
- a CDS encoding GntR family transcriptional regulator, with amino-acid sequence MSTQTDVAYKFLKDKILDGTYKPSQRLTETDLAQVVGVSRNTVRQALLKLEQENLVEIELNKGARIKSFTLDEILNYLQIREVLEGLVARTAAAHIQEFQLKKMEDLLTSMREHVDKNELDEYSAKNREFHNVIYSASRNSQAVDLITMIKTQLNRYHLRTILVPGRTTDSLLEHQTILDALRKRDGEAADHAIRIHIAHIRETIEKNYNYLL
- a CDS encoding DUF1932 domain-containing protein, with amino-acid sequence MNQMNVGFLGFGEAASSITKARVGEVISSAGGLFAGVAVILEHSYGEMNISDLAKYLLVRHAMHAERRAHELDEAADTISEGGLEPFATRGGAMRLAWSAGHGVSSKIAQLPESYTEVLDMFLDD
- a CDS encoding cytosolic protein, producing MYEGLLEGAYDLHVHTGPDVMKRKLDDMDMAERIQAVGMKGYGIKSHYFCTAERAKLVQKIHPNVNALGAIALNNSVGGLNPLAVEMAARDGAKIVWMPTFDASNEQEHFRSGKHDKLPFWATLQMELIEKGKTQSSIGVLENGTLKSSVLDILDIIAEYNLILATGHLGKDEIFAVVGEAVNRHINKIVITHPNFPSIRLSKEEQKQLAEMGAYMEHCFTTPHSGKTTWEAVYDEIRYVGAAHCILSTDLGQPTAPYPDEGLLTFAQNLLENGFSREEVKRMTVENTTFLAEA
- a CDS encoding PIG-L family deacetylase, yielding MDKNVNLLVVSAHAADFVWRGGGTIAKYVMNGANVSLVILSYGARGESNDLWNVEGQTLENVKTVRRSEIEKAASCLGVTNYEIWDYEDYHMEINRERMEQMVKKIREVKPHHILTHGPRDAFNPDHETVSKFVFDASVLSTSNGVRFEGYPTAKQARLFGFEPHQSEISDFKPEVIIDITESYERKAAAMDCFKAQQHLIDYYGAKASLRGNHARRVSGNKQYKYAEAFSRFFPYVGGEFV
- a CDS encoding phosphoenolpyruvate carboxykinase (ATP) produces the protein MSLANMQRLNPSELIEASIRRQEGVLLANGAFCAHTGKFTGRSPKDKFFVDSEENGLPREQHQWLTEGQFDGLFEKVTAHLERTGGFVFDGRVNQHPKYRLPVRFYTEFAWHNLFVQELFIQGDASLEPEYTVYCAPSLEAHPAVDGTASGTFIVIHLERKVVLIGGTQYAGELKKSIFTLMHHHLAQEDVMPMHCSASVGEEGDVALFFGLSGTGKTTLSADPARRLIGDDEHGWGEDGVFNMEGGCYAKCIDLSEEKEPDIFHAIRYGAVLENVMYDEQRNPLYGDRSLTENTRAAYSLSHIRNIEASGRGGHPDVIIFLSADASGVLPAVARLHPDDARRHFLLGYTSKLAGTERGVVAPEATFSACFGWPFLTDRPARYAEMLMERIIRYNVPVYLLSTGWVGGGYGESERMPLALTRDLVRRIIAGELNNLPTRRDEELFLNVPNEISGIPTHYLNPKSGFDDGEVYAERHRQLARSFADTLGKFSLVTI
- a CDS encoding 4-carboxy-4-hydroxy-2-oxoadipate aldolase/oxaloacetate decarboxylase, which codes for MTQKYVVRNIQRPGESVIEEYSKLDVSTVYEAQGKVGLLGPELRPVQSDVLICGPAVTAVCHAGDNLMIHAAIEVCRPGDVLVVSTIGDSVAGMIGELIVRALMKRGVKGLVTEAGIRDVARIRELGFPVWTKAVYSQGTTKSRGGWVNAPAVCAGETVNPGDLIMADDDGVVVVRQGDISFALEASRARLAKEEGTKSKIAAGEMSIDFYGLRQVLDKENVSYYDNLSDVK
- a CDS encoding RidA family protein, whose protein sequence is MAKRQVLHVKGSNHQNPIPTAVKIGNMVYTSAIIGSNPETGEMPLAVEEEVANLFHYMQEIMELAGGTVDDIAHLSVSVTDRAFKKVVNVEWLKMFPDEDNRPARHTTVQNLRDGLRVQIEMTAVL
- the iolB gene encoding 5-deoxy-glucuronate isomerase — its product is MTELLVHANSQATGTSPIVRVTPESAGWTYVGFEVYRSNPSDTVTVSSEDRETTVIVLEGTCDISVDGTVFSDVGSRSSVFSDESPEAIYSPPGRVIRIQAKTQTEFAIATSSSDTFDGQARRIGSGDIPYERRGSGSTERYIRHILDEHHEAVKLLLVEVVTPSGNWSSYPPHKHDEESSVEAYLEETYYYRINPPHGQALQRVYDKSELNAVLTPSDGDVVIVPRGYHPVSCPPGFTTYYLNVMAGHHRVWKYQLDEDYAHVAPKDGNIMGQLEFKK
- a CDS encoding MFS transporter; the encoded protein is MAQNTVQFSNVSNRLDRLPIARFHKLVLFVVSFAYFFEFADTNTFSVAAPKLLKTWHLSIHAIANITSISFLGMFVGAVVGGWLADKLGRKRALTATVIFFSVFSLLNAFSWDAASLGVFRFLTGVGLAAMTIVANTYISEMFPSQFRGRYQALAIVIGICGTPITSWIARAFVPIGTWGWRLVFVWGALGILALILNRKMIESPRWYESRNNYEMANKVMSEIERVVEAEKGPLPPAEESHNTAKVKQMTVGQLLRGRYLGITALLTVLWVAETIGFFGYSSWAPTLLVKHGITVSKSLTYVALSTLGAPLGSYLAAVIADRVDRKWTLVVSAVIIALSGLLYGLTFQPVLIVVFGLSVNIFERVFTAIAYAYTPELYPTEARGVGTGIPYGIGRLSNIVGPLIISGLFLQSGYRSVFFFIAASWVVGAIVIAMFGPRTKKRSLDEVSTGKLELNSRAI